The Sulfuricystis thermophila genome segment GCTGTTTCGCCGCTTCTTCGGCGACCGCTTCGGCGCTGAGCCGCAGCGCCAGTCGGGGCTGGGCAGTGGCGTCGTCGTATCGGCAGACGGCTTCGTGCTGACCAACAACCATGTCGTCGAATCGGCCGATGCGATCGAGGTCGCGCTGCTGGATGGCCGCAAGCTTCCCGCCCAGTTGGTCGGCACCGATCCGGAGTCGGATCTCGCGGTGCTGAAGATCTCCAGCGACAAGCCGCTGACGCCGATCACCTTCGCGCCGCCCAACACGCTGCACGTCGGTGATGTGGTGCTGGCGATCGGTAATCCCTTCGGCGTCGGCCAGACCGTCACTCATGGCATCGTTTCGGCGCTGGGCCGCACCCATCTGGGCATCAACACTTTCGAGGATTTCATCCAGACCGATGCGGCGATCAATCCCGGCAATTCGGGTGGCGCGCTGGTCGACAGCAATGGCCGGCTGGTGGGCATCAATACGGCGATCTACTCGCAAAGCGGGGGGTCGATGGGTATCGGTTTCGCGATCCCGGTCTCGCTGGCGAAAAACGTCATGGAGCAGATCGTCAGGACCGGCACGGTGACGCGCGGCTGGATCGGCGTCGAAGTGCAGGACATGACACCCGAGCTGGCCGAATCGTTCGGGGTGAAGAGCGAGGAAGGCGCGCTGATCGCCGGCGTGATGCGCAACGGCCCGGCCGACAAGGCGGGCGTGCGCCCGGGTGACATCCTGGTTTCAGTGGCCGGCAAGCCGGTCAAGGATGCACAAGTGATGCTGGAGTTGATCGCCGCGCTGCCGCCAGGAGAAAAGGCAAAATTCGGCCTGCTGCGCGAGGGCAAGCCGATCGCAGTCGAAATCACGATCGGCAAGCGGCCTCGCCCG includes the following:
- a CDS encoding Do family serine endopeptidase, giving the protein MKRLWLIFAQTVTISVAALFVVQTLKPEWLSFRPGIGRPQVVAIQQATEEDGTRTAASFAEAARAALPTVVHIFTSQEIRQPPFSDDPLFRRFFGDRFGAEPQRQSGLGSGVVVSADGFVLTNNHVVESADAIEVALLDGRKLPAQLVGTDPESDLAVLKISSDKPLTPITFAPPNTLHVGDVVLAIGNPFGVGQTVTHGIVSALGRTHLGINTFEDFIQTDAAINPGNSGGALVDSNGRLVGINTAIYSQSGGSMGIGFAIPVSLAKNVMEQIVRTGTVTRGWIGVEVQDMTPELAESFGVKSEEGALIAGVMRNGPADKAGVRPGDILVSVAGKPVKDAQVMLELIAALPPGEKAKFGLLREGKPIAVEITIGKRPRPPQP